In Thioalbus denitrificans, the genomic stretch ACTTCAACCGCAAATCCTTCACCACCGGCCACACGGGCTTCTCCATGCCCTTCACCACCTGGCCGGACCGGGCGGACGTGCCGCGCAGCGCCGCCCGGCCGCTGCGCTACATGGACCGCTTCGTGACCGTGACCCAGGGCGAGGTGTTCTATGCCACCCAGCTGCTGGCGGAGCTGGAGGGGCTGGAGCGGGGTCCGGCGGGCAACACCTCCCTGGCCGCCGCGCTCGCCATCGCCCGGGAGCTGGAGCGGGAGCGCGTCGTGGTGGTGCAGGAGACCGAGTACACCGGCGCGGGCAAGCATCCCATCGCCCAGCTCAACCTGGCCCTGTCGCTGGGCATCGAGGTCCGGCGCGGCGATCCCCGCGACAACCGACCGGGCGAGCGCATCGTCATCCCCGAGCACCCGGCCCAGCTCGCCGCGCGGGCGGTGGACCTCGACCGCGTACGCCGCTCCTACCTGCGCCATGCCCTGGAATCGCTGCCGGAGCATGCGCCGCTGGAAGCGGCGGACTACGCTTTCCTGGTGGAGGAGACCCGCAGCAGCCGGGCTTACGTGGAGGAGGTCCTGCATGGCCTGCAAGGAACGAGGAGATGACTTCGAGCGCCGTCGAGCCCACCTGGGCGGGCTGAGCGACGCGGAGCTGCACGCGCGCTTCTGGGACCTGGCCGAACGCATCGTCGCGCCGCTGGTGGAGGAGGCGCGCACCCACACCACCCCCGCCGTGGAGCGCTCCGTGCTGCTGCGCATGGGCTTCTCCAGCCTGGAGTGCCGGGCGCTGGTGCAGGAGATGCAGGCGCGTGGGCTGCTGGGGCAGGGCGCCGGACGGCTGGTGCTGGAGCTGGCGCGCAAGCGGGGCGTCGGCGTGCGGGCCGCGGGCGAGGCGCTGCTGGCGGGCCGCGACTGG encodes the following:
- the oraS gene encoding D-ornithine 4,5-aminomutase subunit OraS, which encodes MACKERGDDFERRRAHLGGLSDAELHARFWDLAERIVAPLVEEARTHTTPAVERSVLLRMGFSSLECRALVQEMQARGLLGQGAGRLVLELARKRGVGVRAAGEALLAGRDWEVLEGIGQG